In a genomic window of Anomalospiza imberbis isolate Cuckoo-Finch-1a 21T00152 chromosome 5, ASM3175350v1, whole genome shotgun sequence:
- the MRPS33 gene encoding small ribosomal subunit protein mS33 produces the protein MSNVSSYALRMARLSAQIFGDVVRPTDSKSMKVVKLFSEQPLAKREEVYNWYPPHNTYYALMKKLRYFGLYRDEHQDFKEEMRRLKKLRGKEKPKKGEGKRALKKK, from the exons ATGTCCAATGTTTCCAGCTACGCGCTCCGCATGGCCCGGCTGAGTGCCCAGATATTCGGCGATGTGGTCAGACCCACAGACTCCAAATCCATGAAGGTGGTGAAGCTGTTCAGCGAGCAGCCCCTGGCCAAGCGGGAGGAGGTGTACAACTGGTACCCCCCTCACAACACCTACTACGCCCTCATGAAGAAACTCCGCTACTTCGGGCTCTACAG GGATGAGCATCAGGACTTCAAGGAGGAGATGAGGCGATTGAAAAAGCTCCGTGGGAAGGAAAAACCAAAgaagggggaaggaaagagagctCTCAAGAAGAAATAG